The following proteins come from a genomic window of Zingiber officinale cultivar Zhangliang unplaced genomic scaffold, Zo_v1.1 ctg167, whole genome shotgun sequence:
- the LOC122036487 gene encoding tubby-like F-box protein 5 — protein MPLKSLARELKEKRDGGGGSMSKRVVREGGTHGRGGALHPSPQPTRLEQRQGRWANLPPELLLDVIRRVEESEASWPARRNLLGCAAVCRSWRGVTMEVVKPPEQCGRITFPISLKQPAPRDHPIQCFIRRVRTTSTFCLYLGLSPSLQVQNDKLLLAARKIRRATSIDFVISLTADDFSRASSSYIGKARSNFLGTKFTVYDSQPPYNAAVSSGNSSNRRINSKRVSPRVTAGNYNVATISYELNVLRTRGPRRIQCAMNSIPVSSIEEGGSVPAPSGFIHTVNDQPSEVPILNDKEPVIQFSSTSLADSCVSVQSSNDAPLVLKNKAPRWHEQLQCWCLNFRGRVTVASVKNFQLVAAVDSSRNISLAQQDKVILQFGKIGKDIFTMDYRYPLSAFQAFAICLTSFDTKPACE, from the exons ATGCCGTTGAAAAGCCTCGCCCGTGAACTGAAGGAGAAGAGAGACGGCGGCGGTGGAAGCATGTCCAAAAGAGTGGTTCGCGAGGGGGGGACTCACGGCCGCGGAGGCGCCCTGCATCCGTCGCCGCAACCGACGAGGCTGGAACAGCGTCAGGGAAGGTGGGCAAATCTGCCGCCGGAGCTGCTGCTGGATGTCATCCGGCGGGTGGAGGAGAGCGAGGCTTCGTGGCCAGCGAGGAGGAACCTGCTCGGCTGCGCCGCTGTGTGCCGGTCGTGGCGCGGCGTCACCATGGAGGTTGTCAAACCCCCTGAGCAATGCGGCCGCATCACCTTCCCTATCTCCCTTAAGCAG CCTGCTCCAAGAGATCATCCAATTCAGTGCTTTATCAGAAGGGTGAGAACTACATCGACTTTCTGTTTGTATCTCGGTCTGAGCCCCT CACTACAGGTTCAGAATGACAAGCTGTTGCTCGCAGCCCGCAAGATCAGAAGAGCCACGAGCATTGATTTCGTAATCTCATTGACCGCCGATGATTTCTCTCGGGCAAGCAGTAGTTATATTGGAAAAGCGAG GTCAAACTTTCTTGGAACTAAGTTCACAGTTTATGATAGCCAACCTCCTTACAATGCTGCAGTATCTTCAGGCAATAGTTCGAACCGAAGGATCAATTCTAAGCGAGTTTCACCGAGGGTAACTGCTGGCAATTACAATGTAGCTACAATCTCTTACGAACTCAATGTCCTCCGAACGCGAGGTCCGAGAAGAATCCAGTGTGCCATGAACTCGATTCCTGTATCTTCTATTGAGGAAGGTGGAAGTGTCCCAGCACCCTCTGGTTTCATTCACACTGTTAATGATCAACCCTCTGAAGTGCCGATCTTAAATGACAAGGAACCAGTAATACAATTTTCTTCCACCAGTCTCGCCGATTCATGTGTGTCTGTCCAGTCGTCTAACGATGCACCACTCGTTCTTAAAAACAAGGCCCCCAGATGGCACGAGCAACTTCAGTGCTGGTGCTTGAACTTTAGAGGACGAGTAACCGTGGCTTCTGTCAAGAACTTTCAGCTTGTAGCAGCAGTAGATTCTTCCCGCAACATCTCTCTAGCTCAGCAAGATAAAGTTATTCTCCAGTTCGGGAAGATAGGAAAGGACATCTTTACCATGGATTATCGATATCCACTCTCCGCATTTCAGGCATTTGCTATCTGCTTGACGAGCTTTGACACTAAGCCAGCGTGCGAGTGA
- the LOC122036523 gene encoding pentatricopeptide repeat-containing protein At1g19525-like, producing the protein MPLLVEAYRQANDPDNARGYFDHMINSGYKPDDRCTASTIAAYAKQNFLDKALDLLLTLEKDGFQPGITTYTVLVDWFGKLQLVEEAEATLRKITEEDNAPFEVHVSLCDMYSRAFLELKARKHLKILEAKKEFVSLVEKNRFSIVWKGSEAFVTIQVNY; encoded by the coding sequence ATGCCTTTGCTTGTGGAGGCATATAGGCAGGCAAATGACCCCGACAATGCTCGGGGCTACTTCGATCACATGATAAACTCCGGGTACAAGCCAGACGATCGATGTACTGCTAGCACGATAGCTGCCTATGCTAAACAGAATTTCTTAGACAAGGCCCTGGATCTGCTGTTAACCCTCGAGAAGGATGGATTTCAGCCAGGGATCACAACATACACCGTCTTGGTGGACTGGTTTGGCAAGCTACAGCTGGTTGAAGAGGCAGAAGCAACATTACGAAAGATAACCGAGGAGGACAATGCTCCTTTCGAAGTTCATGTTAGTCTCTGCGACATGTACTCCAGGGCATTCCTCGAATTGAAGGCCCGCAAACATCTCAAGATTTTGGAGGCCAAGAAGGAATTTGTCTCTTTGGTAGAAAAGAATAGATTTTCGATAGTTTGGAAAGGTTCTGAAGCTTTTGTAACTATACAGGTGAATTACTGA